One window of Bacteroides sp. AN502(2024) genomic DNA carries:
- a CDS encoding cyclically-permuted mutarotase family protein has product MKKIWILSVCLFVCWALSAQQKRTKVACVGNSITYGSGLADRTTQSYPVQLQKLLGEQYEVENFGKPGATLLNQGHRPYTQQEEYRKALDFAGDIVVIHLGINDTDPRNWPNYRDSFVSDYLNLMDTFRKANPHARIIIARMTPIADRHKRFLSGTRDWHGEIQTAIETVARYAGVQLIDFHEPLYPYPFLLPDAVHPAAEGAAMMAKTVYSAITGDYGGLQVSPLYTDNMVLQRDTPLLIHGIADAGEQVTVRIDRQQWTTKATPDGKWSVKLSPLKGGGPYTLTISSSQRTLKYTHVLAGEVWLCSGQSNMEFMLRQAATGKKEIPQADDEQLRLYDMKARWRTDAVQWDASVLDSLNHLQYYKDTEWAVCTPDNAARFSAIAYYFGRMLRDSLKVPVGLICNAIGGSPTESWVDRNTLEYQFPAILKEWTHNDFIQDWVRGRAALNIRKSEDKLQRHPYEPCYLYEAGIRPLEQYPIKGVIWYQGESNAHNREAHEKLFKLLIGSWRKNWGSEALPFYYVQLSSIARPSWPWFRDSQRRMMNEIPNTGMTVSSDWGDSLDVHPRNKKPVGERLARWALNKTYGMCHVLPSGPLFRQADFREGAVYVTFDYGEGLRSSDGQSLRTFEVAETDGLYYPAVAEVVEGRGGTESGQLKVYSEQVKHPRYVRYGWQPFTRANLVNKEGLPASTFRAEAPEPFIQSIGLQKMKGFPKSEKGIESGVSACYAGILSGKLLIAGGCNFPGTPASEGGKKRYYQGIYVAEMNPDTLLLWKKAGELPVRAAYGVSVSCSDGMICAGGMNDRGALTDVYKIRWDEKKGKVCLETLPDLPYALDNMYGTRVGSQLFITGGNRNGKPSNSFLCLDLNNTEAGWQSLPEFPGASRVQPVCAGLYKNGEACIYLWGGFAASTDGKPATLSTDGYCYSSTSRQWTRVATPTGNNGEAVSLGGGTAIAMNDSLILCTGGVNKDIFLAALQHPEKDYLLHPAEWYQFNDRILVYNIRQNTWQEVARTPQTARAGASLVGWNQTYYNINGELKPGVRTSEISRITVE; this is encoded by the coding sequence ATGAAAAAGATTTGGATATTATCGGTTTGTTTGTTCGTCTGTTGGGCACTGTCTGCTCAGCAAAAACGGACGAAAGTGGCCTGTGTAGGAAACAGCATTACCTACGGAAGCGGATTGGCCGACCGTACCACGCAATCTTATCCCGTACAGTTACAGAAACTGTTGGGAGAGCAGTATGAGGTCGAAAACTTCGGGAAGCCCGGTGCCACCCTGCTCAATCAGGGACACCGCCCATATACCCAACAGGAGGAATATCGCAAGGCATTGGATTTTGCAGGAGATATTGTGGTCATCCATTTGGGAATCAATGATACCGATCCTCGTAACTGGCCTAACTATCGCGATTCTTTTGTGAGCGACTATTTGAATCTGATGGATACATTCCGCAAGGCCAATCCTCATGCCCGGATCATCATTGCCCGAATGACTCCGATTGCCGACCGTCATAAGCGTTTCCTTTCGGGGACCCGCGACTGGCACGGTGAGATACAGACAGCGATCGAAACGGTGGCACGTTATGCCGGCGTGCAGTTGATAGATTTCCACGAACCGCTTTATCCTTATCCTTTCTTGCTGCCGGATGCTGTTCATCCTGCTGCCGAAGGGGCTGCGATGATGGCAAAGACGGTTTATTCCGCCATTACCGGAGATTACGGCGGCTTGCAGGTATCTCCGTTATATACGGATAATATGGTTCTCCAGCGTGATACCCCCTTGCTGATTCACGGGATAGCTGATGCCGGCGAACAAGTGACAGTTCGCATAGACCGTCAGCAGTGGACTACGAAGGCTACACCGGATGGAAAATGGTCGGTGAAGTTATCGCCGTTGAAAGGTGGTGGTCCCTACACGTTGACCATCTCTTCCTCTCAAAGAACCTTGAAATATACCCATGTGCTGGCAGGAGAGGTGTGGCTCTGTTCCGGTCAGTCGAATATGGAATTTATGTTGCGACAAGCTGCTACGGGCAAGAAAGAGATCCCTCAAGCCGATGATGAACAGTTGCGTCTGTATGACATGAAGGCACGCTGGCGTACGGATGCGGTGCAATGGGACGCTTCCGTCCTTGATTCCCTGAATCACCTCCAATATTATAAGGATACCGAATGGGCAGTCTGTACTCCCGACAATGCCGCCCGTTTTTCGGCCATCGCTTATTATTTCGGCCGGATGTTGCGGGATAGCTTGAAAGTTCCGGTGGGGTTGATCTGTAACGCTATCGGCGGTTCGCCTACCGAATCGTGGGTGGACCGGAATACGCTGGAGTATCAGTTTCCGGCTATATTGAAAGAGTGGACACATAATGATTTTATACAAGACTGGGTGCGCGGACGGGCTGCATTGAATATCCGGAAGTCGGAAGACAAGCTGCAACGTCATCCTTACGAACCTTGCTATCTGTATGAAGCAGGAATCCGCCCATTGGAACAATACCCGATCAAAGGGGTGATCTGGTATCAAGGCGAATCGAATGCCCATAATCGTGAGGCGCACGAGAAACTATTCAAATTGCTCATCGGCAGTTGGCGTAAAAACTGGGGGAGTGAGGCGTTGCCATTCTACTATGTACAACTTTCCAGTATCGCCCGTCCTTCCTGGCCGTGGTTCCGCGACAGTCAGCGCAGGATGATGAACGAAATACCGAATACGGGCATGACAGTATCAAGTGATTGGGGTGATTCGTTGGATGTTCATCCTAGAAATAAGAAGCCGGTGGGAGAGCGCTTGGCGCGTTGGGCGTTGAACAAGACGTATGGAATGTGTCATGTACTGCCTTCCGGTCCGTTATTCCGCCAAGCCGATTTTCGGGAAGGTGCCGTGTATGTAACCTTTGATTATGGCGAAGGCTTGAGAAGTTCCGACGGTCAATCTTTGCGTACGTTTGAAGTGGCCGAGACGGATGGTCTTTATTACCCTGCGGTTGCCGAAGTGGTAGAGGGGAGAGGCGGAACAGAATCCGGACAGCTCAAAGTGTATAGCGAACAGGTAAAGCATCCGCGGTATGTCCGGTATGGCTGGCAGCCTTTCACGCGGGCCAATCTGGTAAATAAAGAAGGACTACCAGCTTCTACCTTCAGAGCCGAAGCTCCGGAGCCGTTTATCCAAAGCATTGGTTTGCAGAAAATGAAAGGATTTCCGAAATCGGAGAAAGGGATTGAGTCGGGTGTGTCTGCCTGCTATGCGGGAATCCTGAGTGGAAAGCTGTTGATAGCCGGTGGTTGTAACTTCCCCGGAACACCTGCCAGTGAGGGTGGAAAAAAGAGATACTACCAAGGCATTTATGTAGCGGAAATGAATCCTGATACGCTACTTCTTTGGAAAAAAGCAGGCGAGCTTCCTGTACGTGCCGCATACGGAGTTTCCGTATCTTGTTCCGACGGTATGATCTGTGCAGGCGGAATGAACGACCGCGGAGCATTGACCGACGTTTACAAAATCCGGTGGGATGAGAAGAAAGGCAAAGTATGCTTGGAAACTCTACCCGATTTACCCTACGCCTTAGACAATATGTACGGAACACGAGTCGGTAGCCAACTTTTTATCACCGGTGGAAACAGAAACGGAAAGCCTTCAAACTCTTTTCTCTGTCTTGACTTAAACAATACTGAGGCCGGTTGGCAATCACTTCCCGAATTTCCCGGAGCGTCGCGTGTACAACCTGTCTGTGCGGGACTGTACAAGAATGGTGAAGCCTGTATCTATCTGTGGGGCGGATTTGCCGCTTCCACCGATGGTAAGCCCGCCACACTTTCCACGGATGGCTATTGCTACTCATCCACGTCCCGGCAATGGACTCGCGTAGCCACTCCGACGGGAAACAACGGTGAAGCTGTATCTTTGGGGGGCGGGACGGCTATTGCGATGAATGATAGCTTGATACTTTGTACAGGAGGAGTCAATAAGGATATATTTCTGGCTGCTCTTCAACATCCGGAGAAAGATTATCTTCTGCATCCTGCCGAGTGGTACCAATTCAATGACCGGATATTAGTATATAATATCCGTCAGAATACATGGCAGGAAGTTGCCCGTACCCCGCAGACGGCACGTGCCGGAGCGTCATTAGTGGGATGGAACCAAACATATTACAACATCAACGGGGAATTGAAGCCGGGCGTCCGCACTTCCGAAATAAGTAGGATAACGGTCGAATAA